A genomic window from Lycium barbarum isolate Lr01 chromosome 4, ASM1917538v2, whole genome shotgun sequence includes:
- the LOC132637769 gene encoding uncharacterized protein LOC132637769, with product MRFGQKGKLSPRFIGPYEVLERVGPVAYILALPSELDKIHNVFHVSMLRRYRSDPSYILPVESIEVNPDMTYEEEPIRILAREIKELRNKKIPLVKVLWRYHSGKKAT from the coding sequence ATGAGATTTGGCCAAAAAGGAAAACTTAGTCCTCGATTTATTGGACCATATGAAGTACTTGAGAGAGTTGGTCCAGTTGCATATATACTAGCTCTTCCATCGGAGTTAGATAAGATCCACAAtgtcttccatgtttctatgcttagaAGATATCGCTCAGATCCATCTTATATTCTTCCTGTTGAATCCATTGAGGTCAATCCTGACATGACATATGAAGAGGAACCTATTCGAATCCTAGCACGTGAGATAAAAGAGCTTAGAAACAAGAAAATTCCATTAGTAAAAGTCCTTTGGAGGTATCATTCTGGCAAAAAAGCTACCTAG